The Sorangiineae bacterium MSr11954 DNA segment GCGCCATCCGTCCTTGGACGAGGCGCGCGCGGGCAGCGATGGAGATGGCGACGGCCCCACCCTCGGCGAACAAACCGCCGATGCGCGCGCCAATGTGGAGCGCGATGCGGGCGGGACGGAGATCAAGCAACGAATCGCCAAGGCGGTCGAGGCCCTTCCGGACGACCAGCGCGAAGTTTTTCTGATGCGCGAGCTGGCCAATCTCCCGTTCAAAGAGATTGCGGAGATCACCGGAGTGCCTGAAAATACAGTTAAAAGCCGGATGCGCTACGCGCTGGAGAGGCTGCAAGACGCACTCTGCGAGTACGAAGAATATGCACGGGCCCTTCGATGAATTTCGTGGGTAACTACAGATGACGGACTAGGGGAAGCTGGGGCGACAAGAGGAAAGGTATGGACTGCGAGAAGTTCGAGAGCACGCTCATGGACGAGCTTTACGACGAGCTCGATGAGCTGACGAGTGCCGCCAGCAAGCGGCATGTCGCCGGTTGCGCGCGATGCGCGAGCCTGCTCCATGGACTCTCCGCCACCCGCCGCATCGCCGTCCTTGAGCGCGTGGAGCCACCGCCCGGTCTGGAGGAGCGGATCCTGGCCGCCACCAAGGAGGCCCAGAAGGTCGTCCCGCTGCGCGGTCGCATCTCGCGGGTGGTGTCGTGGGCCGGGAGCTGGGCGATGCGCCCGCAAACGGCCATGGCCGCCGTGTTCTTGCTGATGATCGGGTCGACCAGCATCCTCTTGTTGCGGGCGCGCGCCAACATGGGCGTCGGCGGCGCGGCCATGGTGGTGACCGAAAAAGGCGAGCCGGCAGCCTCGGCCCCCGCCGACGAGGAGAACGCGATGGACCCCGCGCACGCCGCCGGCGCCCATGGCGCGATTGAAACGCGCAACCGGCCGCCTCCCCCAGCAGCCGCCGCACCGCCCATGCCCATGCCCATGGTCGCCGAGGCGATGGGCGAAAAGAAGGACGAGGAGTATCGAAAAGGTGGGGAGGGGCGCGCGGGGCTCGAGGCGGCCGATTCGAAGGAGCGCGCGCGCGGACCGGTGGCGCTGGCGCCCTCGGAGCCGAGCAGCGAGGTTGGGTTCGGGCTGAACGCGGCGGCGCCCGCGGGTGCGCCCGCCCCTCCGGCCACCAGCACGAGCCAGCGGGCACCGCAGCAGCCGGCCTTTGGGTCGGGGGGCGGCTCGAAAGATTCCCCGCCGGCGGCGATCGCGCGGGCGGACAAGCCCGCGGCGGCCGCGGCGCCGATGGCGAAGCGCTCGCTCGAGAGCGCGCCGGCCGAGACCAAGCAGCAGACCGTGCAGCAGGCAGCGACGGGCACCGAGACGTATGCGACGGCCATGGCCGCGTACCAAGCGAGGAACTACGACGAGGCGACGCGCGTGTTCGATGCGCTGGCCGCGTCGGGCGATACGAGCGCGGCGCTGATGGCCGCGCGCAGCGTGCGGGACTCCGGCGGGTGCGCCAAGGCCGTTTCGCGCTTCGATCAGGTGAGCACGCGCGCCTACGGGTCGCGGGTCGGCTACGACGCGACCTTCGAGGCGGGGGTCTGCTACCGGAACATGGGGTCGACCGAGGCCGCGCGGAATCACTTTGCGCAGCTGCTGACGGTGCCGAGCCATGCGGCGCGGGCGCAAGCGCAGCTCGACGCGATGAACCCGCAAAGGGCCAATCGTGTCCAGGCGCCGACTCAAGCGGCTCCGCCGGCCAAGAAGAGCCCCATCGATGCCGACAGCAAATAGAGAATCGGCGACGACGGCGCATCACGAGCCTTCTTCGCACCTGGCCGGCGTCGATGCGCTGGTCGATGCATGGTGCAAGCAAGACCACGCGCGCGCGCTGCTCCCATCGGATCACGACGTGGTGGAGGCGACGCGCAGCCTGCGGGCGCTCATCGTCGAGGGGCTCGTCGGCGCCATCGCCGAGCGCGATATCCTGCACGCATGCTGGCGGCTGGGCCACGTGATGGCAACGCGCGGTGGCTCCCCCACCCTGCTCGGCGCCACCCTGGACGGCGCCCACGCCGCCACCCGCACCTGCGACATGGTCGATGCGCGCACGCGCGTGCGAACGTACGACGGCGCCGATCCCTGGGTCTCGATGCGGGCGGCCACCGCGGAAGGCTACGCGGCGGCGCGGGCCGATCTCGCGCGCATGGAGGCGGCGGCCGCCTGGGATTATCCATTTTGCGCCATTCGGATCGACGAGGAATCGGTCGCCCTCGCGGGTGGTTATCCCGACGATGACCCAGCGGCCATCGAAGTATGGGCGGGGCGCGTCGCGCAAGCGGTGGCGCGCGCCGGGTTTCGTCGCGCCTATGTGAGCGGGCGCGAGGAGGTTTGTCGTGCGCTCGAGGAGGCTCTTTCGCTCATGGGGGTGGAGCGCGTGGAGGAATCCCGCAAACGACCCTTGTTCGGATTCTGGAAACGATCGCTCAAGGAACGATGATCATGAATGAGTCGCGGGTGCGCGACGTGGGAGGCCGGCGGCTGCGCGCCGCGGGCCTGCGGGGCGTGTATTTGGCCGGTGCGGCCTTGGTCGTGGCCGCAGGCGGCGCGGGGACGGGGTGCTCCTCCGGCGAGGATCCAGGCCCGCGCGCCAAAGTCGGTCCATCCATCGTATTTCCGCGCGGTGCCTTCGAGAACGTGCGCAAGCTGACCCTCACCGTCTACGAGACGAGCGACGGCGTCGATTGCGGCGCCGATGGCAACGCGAGCGGCCCCGCCACGCGCCCCATCGCCACCCAGGACCTCGGGACCCGGGGCTGCGCGCAAGGGGCGAAGTTTTGCGGGGAGCTGACCTTGGGCCAGTCGAGCAGCGCGC contains these protein-coding regions:
- a CDS encoding RNA polymerase sigma factor, which encodes MTGARVEVTDEALMIRYQRGDGSAFAQLVRRHQTSLYNFAFRQLGVGQLAEDVVQDAFVRVVQNAADFKHEARFTTWLYTIARNLCIDQMRKRALRRHPSLDEARAGSDGDGDGPTLGEQTADARANVERDAGGTEIKQRIAKAVEALPDDQREVFLMRELANLPFKEIAEITGVPENTVKSRMRYALERLQDALCEYEEYARALR